One window of the Triticum dicoccoides isolate Atlit2015 ecotype Zavitan chromosome 3B, WEW_v2.0, whole genome shotgun sequence genome contains the following:
- the LOC119276545 gene encoding myosin-17-like isoform X3 has product MAPVLNIVIGSHVWVADKDLAWIDGEVFKIDGQNAHVRTTKGNTITANVSDIHPKDTEAPPDGVDDMTRLSYLHEPGVLDNLAVRYAKNIIYTYTGNILIAINPFQRLPNLVDVQTMEKYKGANLGDLDPHVFAIADVSYRQMMNEGKSNSILVSGESGAGKTETTKLLMRYLAFLGGRSGTGGRTVEQQVLESNPVLEAFGNAKTVRNNNSSRFGKFVELQFDKSGKISGAAIRTYLLERSRVCQTSSPERNYHCFYFLCSAPSEDIKKYKLGDPSSFHYLNQSSCIRVDGINDAEEYLATRNAMDMVGITEEEQEAIFRVVAAVLHLGNISFAKGTEADSSVIKDAKARFHLNTAGELLMCDCEKLENALIKREINTPEGVITTTVGPNSATVSRDGFAKQIYSRLFDWLVNRINASIGQDPNSDKLIGVLDIYGFESFKTNSFEQLCINFTNEKLQQHFNQNVFKMEQEEYTREQINWSYIEFVDNQDVLDLIEKKPGGIIALLDEACMFPKSTHETLSQKLYEKFKNHKRFAKPKLSRTAFTIQHYAGDVIYQSDHFLDKNKDYVVAEHQELLNASRCSFVSVLFPPAPEENTKSSKSSSIATRFKMQLHELMETLSSTEPHYIRCVKPNSVLKPAIFENTNVLQQLRCSGVLEAIRISCAGYPTRKLFHDFLHRFRILAPEILKENRNDEKTTCQKVLDKIGLEGYQIGRTKVFLRAGQMAELDARRTEVRNTAARGVQSQLRTHVAREQFLILRNASVCLQSFVRARLACKLHGFLRQQAAALKIQKNIRRYFARRTYSQLCLSAITLQTGLRTMAARNEFNSRNQNKASIHIQSRWRRHRDNLSYMKLKRAALTYQCAWRGRVARRELRQLKMAARDTQALKVAKEKLEERVEELMSRLSLEKKLRTDLEKSKATEISKLQSALHDMEQRVEEAAAMKENESAKKAVEEALAQEREKISSLTSEIEGLKVLLVAEREENDVTKKAHANSQERNEELNRKVQDADEMIKQLNDTVKRLEETVREGEALLLTEKQQKEEASTALAESHLRDQAFAIKIEEAEKQITLLQENVERFEYSMADLQSSLTIEKQQHEASVVELAEAQGKIEELLREVGDADEKSTLLETTVQRLEERLTENDALSTTERQESEATKKLLNEVQGKNEELLKKLEDAGKNIVHYQDTTQRLEENVAAVEISLKDERQQNDVIMKQLADAQVEIVELQRNLEGADKRNSLLQDSLQRLDEESTARDALLVAEKQEKEVTKKTLTEALDRIEELVKELECANSSMHQLQDSIQRLEQSASAREAVLLTEHQEKDAKSKALAEAEARIDGLLEEISSANINIDLLKKTMKRLEEGATTTDALYLEEKHAHDQTKKVFSEAQEVNQELLRKVEEADKNIGHLLENVERLEKDAMTRESLLLKTKQSYDDTITELFEAQETNQQLTNKIEDSDNKIGLLEVSVKRLEESTSVMDSQLAIERHENSKLRSELSDARLRIDELLNEAQDNHASLAERDDMIKRLEENVSTKETLLLTEREQNASTSKLLAEEQLKIAELIKNIEDAHRKSDSLQTTIERLEEDVTAKDFLLLTEKQAHEATRKTLVEAQERNEELLKKIHDDDKNILQLQFTIQRLEENTATKENLLLREREQNDATTKAQIESQERSEELLKKFVDVDRKIDLLQDSIERLGESSTTKDALLLSERQEKDAMKKELAEAGERNGELLMKIEDTNEKIEHLQNTIIKLEEDIAAKDVSLEAARQENDSIRKSLTEAQERNEELLRKISDNEYRIHLLQDTVQKIQVDAISRLSSFVMEKQDSDVAKRALTEAQERNEDLLKRNEDLLNRNNDLVKKIEESGKVITHLQESLQRIEGKAANLEAENHVLRQQATATPPSTAKSPPSRSKITRIHRSPENGHVLNGELRQAELRPSAGMSEATPPVGNAPNSSNQKDFEHGEKLQRVLNQKHQPQQPQDDQQWLLTCIPQYLGFSGSKPVATLLIYQCLLHWRSFEAMKTGVFDRILHAINSAIEAEHDVRTLAYWLSNLSALTVLLQRSFKTTRTTLSTPQRRRFSSERTFHTSQTSNAGLAYLGGQSVVGATGLPQVEAKYPALLFKQQLVDLIEKVYGMISDSVKKELNPLLELCIQDPRTSHSNLAKSNTNGLGQQNQLAHWLSIVKVLANYLDVLKANHVPSILVHKLFVQIFSLIDVQLFNRLLLRRECCSFSNGEYVKAGLAELKHWSDNATREFAGSAWEALKHIRQAVDFLVISLKPMRTLREIRADVCQALSIQQLERIVGMYLDDVNGSNTISAEFASSLKAAAREEANTVTTFSILLDDDSSIPFSLDDITKTMPIIEMADDDLLPFVRENPGFAFLLQRGE; this is encoded by the exons TCGATTTGGCAAGTTTGTGGAGCTCCAATTCGACAAGAGCGGGAAGATATCTGGTGCTGCTATTAGAACTTACTTGCTCGAGAGATCTCGGGTCTGCCAAACTAGTAGTCCAGAGAGAAACTACCATTGCTTTTATTTCCTTTGTTCAGCACCGTCAGAG GATATTAAAAAATATAAGCTGGGGGACCCATCTTCATTTCACTACCTCAACCAGTCATCTTGCATCAGAGTTGATGGAATCAATGATGCTGAAGAGTATCTTGCGACAAGAAATGCTATGGATATGGTTGGCATCACTGAGGAAGAACAG GAAGCTATATTCCGGGTTGTTGCTGCTGTGCTTCATCTTGGTAATATTAGTTTTGCGAAAGGGACAGAGGCAGATTCATCTGTAATAAAGGATGCCAAAGCAAGATTCCATCTTAATACAGCAGGAGAGCTCTTGAT GTGTGACTGTGAGAAATTGGAGAATGCCTTGATAAAGAGGGAAATAAATACGCCAGAAGGAGTTATTACTACTACAGTTGGTCCTAATTCTGCTACTGTTAGCAGGGATGGCTTTGCAAAACAAATATACTCTCGACTATTTGACTG GCTTGTAAATAGAATAAATGCATCAATTGGGCAAGATCCAAACTCAGACAAATTGATTGGGGTACTTGATATATATGGCTTTGAAAGTTTTAAGACTAATAG TTTTGAACAATTATGCATCAACTTCACGAACGAAAAACTCCAGCAACATTTTAACCAG AATGTATTCAAAATGGAGCAGGAGGAGTACACAAGGGAGCAGATTAACTGGAGTTACATAGAGTTTGTTGACAACCAAGATGTTCTTGATTTGATTGAGAAG AAACCAGGTGGCATTATTGCACTTCTTGATGAAGCTTG CATGTTTCCAAAGTCGACACACGAGACATTGTCTCAGAAGCTGTATGAAAAGTTCAAGAATCACAAAAGATTTGCTAAACCGAAACTTTCTCGTACTGCATTTACAATCCAACATTATGCTGGAGAT GTGATATATCAATCTGATCATTTCCTGGACAAAAACAAAGATTATGTGGTAGCAGAACACCAGGAATTACTTAATGCTTCCAGGTGCTCTTTTGTATCAGTTTTATTCCCACCAGCACCAGAAGAGAACACAAAATCATCAAAGTCATCCTCAATTGCTACTCGCTTCAAG aTGCAACTTCATGAACTCATGGAGACTTTAAGCTCTACAGAACCTCACTACATTAGATGTGTAAAACCAAATAGTGTTCTTAAGCCTGCTATTTTTGAGAACACCAACGTTCTACAGCAACTTAGATGCTCG GGTGTTCTAGAAGCAATTAGAATCAGCTGCGCTGGATATCCTACAAGAAAACTGTTTCATGATTTTTTACATCGTTTTCGCATTCTTGCTCCTGAAATTCTAAAAGAGAA TAGAAATGATGAAAAGACGACTTGCCAAAAGGTTTTGGACAAAATCGGACTGGAGGGCTATCAG ATAGGAAGAACTAAGGTATTCCTTAGAGCTGGCCAAATGGCTGAATTGGATGCTAGAAGAACAGAGGTGCGAAATACTGCAGCAAGAGGTGTTCAGAGTCAGTTACGTACTCATGTTGCTCGTGAGCAGTTCCTAATACTGCGCAATGCATCTGTTTGTTTGCAATCCTTTGTCAGAG CAAGATTGGCTTGTAAACTGCATGGATTCTTGAGACAACAAGCAGCAGCGCTGAAAATACAGAAAAATATACGCCGTTATTTTGCACGGAGAACTTATTCTCAGCTATGCCTGTCAGCCATTACATTGCAGACAGGGTTAAGGACCATGGCAGCTCGCAATGAATTCAATTCTAGAAATCAGAACAAAGCTTCTATCCATATCCAG TCCCGTTGGCGTCGCCACAGAGATAACTTAAGTTATATGAAGTTAAAGAGAGCAGCATTGACCTACCAATGTGCTTGGAGAGGAAGGGTTGCCAGAAGGGAACTGCGGCAGCTCAAAATG GCTGCAAGAGATACTCAAGCTCTAAAGGTGGCAAAGGAGAAACTGGAGGAGCGTGTGGAAGAGCTAATGAGCCGCTTGAGCTTGGAAAAGAAACTAAGG ACTGATCTGGAGAAGTCCAAAGCAACAGAAATTTCTAAACTGCAGTCTGCTCTTCATGACATGGAACAGCGAGTGGAAGAAGCTGCCGCAATGAAGGAAAACGAATCAGCTAAAAAAGCTGTCGAAGAAGCTCTAGCTCAAGAAAGAGAAAAGATCAGTTCATTGACTTCTGAAATTGAGGGCCTGAAG GTGCTACTAGTAGCAGAGCGAGAGGAAAATGATGTAACAAAGAAAGCACACGCGAATTCCCAGGAAAGAAATGAAGAACTAAATAGGAAAGTCCAGGATGCAGATGAAATGATCAAGCAGCTTAATGATACCGTGAAGAG ACTAGAAGAGACTGTAAGAGAAGGAGAGGCCCTTTTGCTAACAGAGAAGCAGCAAAAGGAAGAAGCTAGTACCGCACTAGCTGAATCTCACCTACGAGATCAAGCTTTTGCGATCAAAATTGAAGAGGCTGAGAAACAAATCACTCTGCTCCAGGAAAATGTTGAAAG ATTCGAATATAGCATGGCAGATCTGCAGTCTTCACTGACAATTGAGAAGCAACAACATGAGGCAAGTGTGGTAGAACTAGCTGAAGCACAAGGTAAAATTGAGGAACTTCTGAGAGAAGTTGGGGACGCTGATGAAAAGTCTACTCTGCTTGAGACTACTGTACAAAG GCTTGAAGAAAGATTAACCGAGAATGATGCTCTATCAACTACAGAAAGACAAGAAAGTGAAGCAACTAAGAAATTACTCAATGAAGTTCAGGGTAAAAATGAGGAATTACTCAAGAAACTTGAAGATGCTGGAAAAAATATTGTTCATTATCAAGACACCACCCAAAG ACTCGAGGAAAATGTAGCGGCAGTGGAGATTTCCTTGAAAGATGAAAGGCAGCAAAATGATGTGATCATGAAACAACTAGCAGATGCCCAGGTAGAAATTGTAGAGCTACAGAGGAACCTTGAAGGTGCTGATAAGAGAAACAGTCTGCTTCAAGATTCTTTACAGAG ACTTGATGAAGAATCTACTGCAAGAGATGCTTTATTGGTAGCTGAAAAGCAAGAAAAAGAGGTGACCAAAAAGACACTAACTGAAGCTCTGGATCGAATCGAGGAACTAGTTAAAGAACTTGAATGTGCTAACAGCAGTATGCATCAGCTTCAAGATAGTATACAAAG ACTTGAACAAAGTGCGTCTGCAAGAGAGGCAGTTTTACTAACAGAGCATCAGGAGAAAGATGCGAAATCTAAAGCACTAGCAGAGGCAGAAGCGAGGATTGATGGTTTgctggaggaaatttcttctgctaATATAAATATTGATCTACTTAAAAAAACTATGAAAAG GTTAGAAGAGGGTGCAACAACAACGGATGCTCTTTATTTAGAAGAAAAGCACGCACACGATCAAACCAAGAAAGTGTTCTCAGAAGCTCAAGAAGTAAATCAGGAGTTGCTTAGGAAAGTTGAAGAAGCTGATAAAAACATTGGTCATCTTCTAGAGAATGTGGAAAg ACTTGAAAAAGATGCAATGACAAGAGAGTCTTTGCTTCTTAAAACAAAGCAAAGTTACGATGACACCATAACTGAGCTATTTGAAGCTCAGGAGACAAATCAACAGTTAACGAACAAAATAGAGGACTCGGATAACAAAATCGGTCTGCTTGAAGTTTCGGTGAAAAG ACTTGAAGAAAGTACATCGGTCATGGATTCTCAATTGGCAATAGAAAGACATGAAAACAGCAAATTAAGGAGCGAACTATCTGATGCTCGCCTAAGGAtcgatgaattactaaatgaagcgcAAGATAACCATGCAAGTCTAGCAGAGCGTGATGATATGATAAAGAG ACTTGAAGAAAATGTCAGCACAAAGGAGACTTTGTTGCTAACTGAAAGAGAACAAAATGCTTCAACCTCAAAACTGCTTGCAGAAGAACAGTTGAAAATTGCTGAATTAATAAAGAATATTGAAGATGCACATAGAAAATCTGACAGCCTTCAGACTACAATAGAAAG GCTTGAAGAAGATGTCACTGCCAAAGATTTCTTGCTTCTAACAGAAAAGCAAGCACATGAGGCAACTCGGAAAACTCTAGTTGAAGCTCAGGAAAGAAATGAAGAATTGCTCAAGAAAATTCATGATGATGATAAAAATATTCTTCAGCTTCAATTTACTATACAGAG GCTTGAAGAAAATACAGCTACAAAGGAGAATTTGCTGTTGAGAGAAAGAGAACAAAATGATGCAACAACGAAGGCGCAAATTGAGAGCCAAGAAAGAAGTGAAGAGTTACTAAAGAAATTTGTGGATGTTGACAGGAAAATTGATCTTCTTCAAGATAGCATAGAAAG GCTTGGAGAAAGTTCAACAACAAAGGATGCTTTGTTACTATCTGAGAGACAAGAGAAGGATGCAATGAAGAAAGAACTTGCTGAAGCTGGAGAGAGAAATGGAGAGTTACTAATGAAAATTGAAGATACTAACGAAAAAATTGAACATCTTCAGAATACCATAATTAA GCTTGAAGAAGATATAGCAGCAAAAGATGTTTCGTTAGAAGCTGCACGGCAAGAGAATGACTCAATCAGAAAATCTCTTACTGAAGCTCAAGAAAGAAATGAGGAATTACTCAGAAAAATTAGTGATAATGAGTACCGGATCCACTTACTTCAAGACACAGTGCAAAA GATTCAAGTAGATGCAATATCAAGATTGTCTTCGTTTGTGATGGAAAAACAAGACAGTGATGTTGCCAAGAGAGCTCTTACTGAAGCTCAGGAAAGAAATGAGGATTTATTGAAGAGAAATGAAGACCTCCTTAACAGGAATAATGATTTGGTTAAAAAAATTGAGGAGTCAGGCAAAGTTATAACTCACCTTCAGGAGTCCCTACAAAG AATTGAAGGAAAAGCAGCCAACTTAGAGGCTGAGAATCATGTTCTCCGTCAGCAAGCAACTGCTACTCCACCTTCTACTGCCAAATCTCCACCCTCACGTTCAAAGATCACAAGGATTCAT AGAAGCCCAGAGAATGGGCATGTTTTGAACGGTGAACTAAGGCAGGCTGAGCTGAGGCCATCAGCTGGCATGTCAGAAGCAACACCCCCAGTA GGCAATGCTCCCAACTCGAGTAATCAAAAAGACTTTGAACACGGAGAAAAGCTGCAAAGAGTGCTTAATCAGAAACATCAG CCCCAGCAGCCCCAAGATGACCAGCAGTGGTTACTTACTTGCATTCCACAATATCTCGGATTTTCTGGGAGCAAGCCTGTTGCCACTCTTCTTATATACCAGTGTCTTCTTCACTGGAGATCATTTGAAGCCATGAAGACTGGTGTATTTGACAGAATTCTGCATGCTATAAACTCTGCAATAGAG GCTGAACATGATGTGAGAACATTGGCATATTGGTTGTCCAACTTATCTGCATTAACAGTTCTCCTTCAACGATCATTCAAAACTACTAGGACCACACTCTCAACCCCGCAAAGGCGAAGATTTTCGTCTGAGAGGACATTTCATACAAGTCAAACTTCAAATGCTGGGCTTGCTTATCTCGGCGGGCAATCAGTTGTTGGAGCTACCGGATTACCCCAAGTTGAAGCAAAATATCCAGCTTTGCTCTTTAAACAGCAGCTTGTGGATCTAATTGAGAAGGTTTACGGTATGATAAGTGACAGCGTGAAGAAGGAACTAAACCCTTTACTTGAATTGTGCATCCAG GATCCACGAACTTCTCACTCAAATCTGGCAAAAAGCAATACAAATGGCTTGGGACAACAGAACCAATTAGCACATTGGTTAAGCATCGTGAAAGTCCTCGCCAACTATTTGGATGTATTAAAGGCGAACCAT GTCCCATCAATTTTGGTGCATAAATTGTTCGTACAGATATTTTCACTGATTGATGTTCAGCTATTTAACAG GCTACTTTTGCGGCGTGAGTGCTGTTCATTTAGCAACGGGGAATATGTCAAAGCTGGACTAGCTGAGCTAAAACACTGGTCTGATAATGCTACTCGAGAG TTTGCAGGTTCGGCCTGGGAGGCATTGAAGCATATCAGACAGGCTGTTGATTTCTTG GTGATTTCTCTTAAGCCAATGAGAACACTAAGAGAGATACGTGCTGATGTGTGCCAA GCCCTCAGCATACAGCAGCTAGAGCGCATAGTTGGTATGTACTTGGATGACGTCAATGGTTCAAACACTATTTCAGCAGAG TTCGCATCAAGCTTGAAAGCTGCAGCGCGTGAGGAAGCAAATACTGTCACAACTTTCTCTATACTGCTAGATGATGATTCTAG TATACCTTTTTCACTCGATGATATTACAAAGACAATGCCAATCATTGAGATGGCTGATGATGACTTGCTACCATTTGTCCGTGAAAACCCAGGCTTTGCGTTTTTATTGCAAAGAGGGGAATAG